A stretch of the Rhinoderma darwinii isolate aRhiDar2 chromosome 3, aRhiDar2.hap1, whole genome shotgun sequence genome encodes the following:
- the BNIP1 gene encoding vesicle transport protein SEC20 produces MATSRDVHVEICHQEIVKYDLEIKALIQDIRECTGPISTLNDFNAQVKDKFRLLRLRIQDLEQMAKEQDKESDKQTLLKEMESHKKQMLSNQSVWRKANLSCKLAIDNAEKDELLEGGDPTRQRKVTKENMAQSTCGITESLMSISRLMSQQVQQSEVTMHTLGTSSRTIQEANEEFKSMSGTIQLGRKLITKYNRRELTDKLLIFLALALFLGTVLYIVKKRLLPF; encoded by the exons ATGGCGACTTCCCGTGATGTCCACGTAGAAATCTGTCACCAGGAAATTGTCAAATATGATCTGGAGATCAAAGCCCTGATCCAG GATATCCGAGAATGTACAGGTCCGATAAGTACACTGAACGATTTCAATGCACAAGTGAAAGACAAGTTCCGTCTACTGAGGTTAAGGATTCAG gaTCTGGAGCAGATGGCCAAAGAACAGGATAAGGAGTCTGACAAGCAAACATTGCTGAAAGAGATGGAGTCTCACAAGAAGCAGATGCTCAG CAATCAGAGTGTGTGGAGGAAAGCAAATCTTTCTTGTAAGCTGGCGATAGATAATGCTGAAAAGGATGAACTTCTTGAAGGGGGTGATCCCACAAGACAGAG AAAAGTAACAAAAGAAAACATGGCTCAGTCCACATGTGGCATCACAGAGAGTTTGATGAGCATCAGTCGGCTGATGTCCCAGCAGGTGCAGCAGAGTGAAGTAACCATGCATACTCTAG GCACCTCATCCAGAACAATCCAAGAAGCCAATGAAGAGTTCAAATCCATGTCTGGAACCATTCAGCTCGGCCGAAAACTCATAACCAAGTACAACCGTCGTGAATTGACAGACAAACTGCTAATTTTCCTAGCACTCGCCTTGTTCTTAGGAACCGTACTTTATATTGTAAAGAAAAGGCTGTTACCTTTCTAG